The Sinomicrobium kalidii genome contains a region encoding:
- a CDS encoding outer membrane beta-barrel protein, which produces MKTIINIAYRFMPYKITLILLFGIILQVSAQSNPERFRVGITAALDNNLSSESFAFTEHTGYGADYNKTNYRVGLNVEYDLKKKITLNTAVYYSNKDFTGTYYCAVCEFLVLPQPQTIELRFIEVPATLRYYVLPEQWKPYVEIGVNNLFALKKGVVNDAYKEETIDNSYTLGLKLGGGIEYEINPRFAIRLLADYNKGLTKLIDKSGFKMDYWGIGIGVLTRL; this is translated from the coding sequence ATGAAAACAATAATAAATATTGCATATCGATTTATGCCCTATAAGATCACCCTTATACTTTTGTTTGGTATTATCCTTCAAGTGAGTGCGCAAAGCAATCCGGAAAGGTTCAGGGTAGGCATAACAGCTGCTTTGGATAACAACCTCAGTTCCGAAAGCTTTGCATTTACCGAACATACCGGGTATGGCGCAGACTATAATAAAACCAACTACCGTGTGGGATTGAATGTCGAATATGACCTGAAAAAAAAGATAACACTCAATACCGCCGTATATTATTCGAATAAGGATTTTACCGGAACATATTATTGTGCCGTTTGCGAATTTCTAGTTCTTCCACAGCCGCAAACCATTGAATTACGGTTTATTGAAGTTCCCGCAACATTAAGGTATTACGTGCTTCCGGAACAATGGAAACCCTATGTCGAAATAGGGGTAAACAACCTGTTTGCCTTAAAAAAAGGCGTCGTTAATGACGCTTATAAAGAAGAAACCATTGACAATTCCTATACACTGGGATTAAAACTGGGCGGAGGCATCGAATATGAGATCAATCCCAGGTTCGCCATCCGCTTACTTGCCGACTACAATAAAGGACTGACCAAACTGATTGACAAATCGGGCTTTAAAATGGATTACTGGGGCATTGGTATCGGGGTTTTAACCAGACTATAA
- a CDS encoding NAD(P)-dependent oxidoreductase, whose translation MKNIKIAVIGGTGKSGKYLTEQLIDRGFQLKLLLRNPQNLKIRHPNIEIVAGNVVNYAAVLQLIKDCDAVISTLGLGIPASEPTIFSQSTTNVIKVMQVLNLHRYIVTTGLNVDTPFDHKGTKTTYGTAWMKEMFPVSTADKQKEYEILIASTLDWTLVRLPLIRQTKESDKTEVSLTDCPGDSISATDLATFLIRQLDCESFIREAPFIANI comes from the coding sequence ATGAAAAACATAAAAATAGCCGTCATTGGCGGCACAGGTAAATCGGGAAAATACCTTACCGAACAATTAATTGACCGGGGTTTTCAGCTTAAATTGCTTCTCAGAAACCCTCAAAATTTAAAAATCAGGCATCCAAATATAGAAATTGTGGCAGGAAACGTAGTCAATTATGCTGCTGTTCTTCAATTAATAAAAGATTGTGATGCTGTTATAAGTACATTAGGATTGGGTATTCCTGCCAGTGAACCTACCATATTCAGCCAATCAACTACAAATGTTATAAAGGTGATGCAGGTATTAAACCTGCATCGCTATATTGTAACTACGGGACTTAACGTAGATACTCCTTTTGACCATAAGGGAACGAAAACAACTTATGGGACAGCGTGGATGAAAGAGATGTTTCCTGTTTCAACTGCGGATAAACAAAAGGAATATGAAATTTTGATTGCCAGTACTTTGGATTGGACATTGGTTCGTCTTCCGTTAATAAGGCAAACTAAAGAAAGTGATAAAACAGAGGTTAGCCTGACGGATTGTCCCGGCGACAGCATAAGTGCTACGGACCTGGCCACTTTTCTTATCCGTCAACTGGATTGTGAAAGTTTTATCAGGGAAGCTCCGTTTATAGCCAATATTTAA
- a CDS encoding COG2426 family protein — translation MIAEILIAALWSISPFGEAKVGIPYAIFNNVNIYITFIVCLSANILVYPIMTFFLDHLNKYLLKWKFYKKCAVKVARRIKIRAGSNITKFGFWGILIFVMLPIPGTGVYAGTIASYLFRMPYRQAFWANAIGIFLSCVIVWGMTVATHRGINQ, via the coding sequence GTGATAGCAGAAATCCTGATCGCCGCTTTATGGAGCATTTCCCCTTTTGGAGAGGCAAAAGTTGGAATTCCATATGCTATTTTTAACAATGTAAATATCTATATTACGTTTATTGTCTGCCTTTCGGCCAATATACTGGTCTATCCCATAATGACATTCTTCTTAGACCATTTAAACAAGTATCTGTTAAAGTGGAAATTTTATAAAAAGTGTGCCGTTAAAGTCGCCCGGAGGATTAAGATAAGGGCAGGTTCCAACATCACTAAATTCGGCTTTTGGGGAATCCTGATATTTGTAATGCTGCCCATCCCCGGAACAGGAGTATATGCAGGCACCATTGCTTCGTACCTGTTCAGGATGCCATACCGCCAGGCTTTCTGGGCCAATGCCATCGGCATCTTTCTGTCTTGCGTTATAGTCTGGGGAATGACCGTAGCTACCCATCGCGGTATAAATCAGTAA
- a CDS encoding NAD-dependent epimerase/dehydratase family protein, with the protein MKNILITGGFGKIGRYFIQNHHRDYHFRAMDIKAENSVFPENVEIVKGDLADEQTYEKACEDMDTVVHLAGVPDPDATFEQVLHTNMINTKNILNAAIKQRCRRFILASSAQTIEGYAKDIQINKNMPVRPGNLYGVSKCFGEALTAYHAYRNDISVICLRIGAYEFPSDFTEMNARDLSAFLHPDDFNQLLTSCIAAENIQYEILNAISDNRYKRLDITEAKEKVGYKPKANAFELFKLKK; encoded by the coding sequence ATGAAAAATATCCTGATAACAGGAGGTTTTGGAAAAATAGGAAGGTACTTTATTCAAAACCATCATCGCGATTATCACTTCAGGGCGATGGACATAAAGGCAGAAAATTCCGTTTTCCCCGAAAATGTAGAAATAGTTAAAGGAGATCTTGCCGATGAGCAAACGTACGAAAAGGCCTGTGAAGATATGGATACCGTAGTTCACCTGGCAGGAGTGCCCGATCCGGATGCAACGTTCGAACAGGTTTTGCACACCAACATGATAAATACAAAGAACATATTAAATGCCGCCATTAAGCAGCGTTGCAGGAGGTTTATATTGGCAAGCAGTGCACAAACCATAGAAGGTTATGCCAAAGACATTCAAATAAACAAAAACATGCCCGTAAGGCCCGGAAACCTTTATGGAGTATCCAAGTGTTTCGGCGAGGCACTTACGGCATATCACGCATACCGTAACGATATATCGGTAATCTGCCTGAGAATAGGAGCCTATGAATTCCCGTCCGATTTTACGGAGATGAATGCCAGGGACCTTAGCGCTTTTTTGCACCCGGATGATTTCAACCAACTGTTAACAAGCTGTATAGCGGCCGAAAACATACAGTACGAGATATTAAATGCCATTTCAGATAACCGATACAAAAGACTGGACATTACGGAAGCCAAAGAAAAAGTAGGATATAAGCCCAAAGCCAATGCATTTGAACTTTTTAAATTAAAAAAATAA
- a CDS encoding TlpA disulfide reductase family protein — protein MRPTVLKPALIILLPVLFACQENKEDPGFLITGDISDNYEGYIYLDYNDILDSTLVEDASFRFKGKVSQPLEATLLPGSPTSGESMTVASFMLENSTIDISLKYDIFQYNGSDIKGLDMDSISGSTSQKLKEDFEAKMEDTFAQEENDSIREAILYDNLSKFIKTNPQSVLSGQKLASLSNFYGYLKSEQMQYLLEQMDTTYQDKKDLRYIRNIIERRKILNIGKTPPKIELPNPEGKLVDSDSLRGNYVLYEFWASWCSPCRKTNPELSKVYSTFHKDGFEILGVSIDKSPDKWKTAIQEDKLKWIQVIDSLNKTGEKYRLTTIPYNVLQDRKGKIIARNVKPEKLREILTELTETEVQ, from the coding sequence ATGAGACCAACAGTTCTAAAACCTGCTTTAATAATTCTTCTCCCTGTTCTTTTTGCATGTCAGGAAAACAAAGAAGACCCCGGTTTTTTGATTACCGGGGATATTAGTGACAACTATGAAGGGTATATTTATTTAGACTATAATGATATCTTAGACAGCACCCTTGTGGAAGACGCCTCTTTCCGGTTTAAAGGAAAAGTTTCACAACCACTTGAGGCCACTTTACTTCCCGGGTCCCCAACATCAGGAGAAAGTATGACCGTAGCTTCTTTTATGCTTGAAAACAGTACTATAGATATTTCATTAAAATACGACATATTCCAATATAACGGATCAGATATAAAAGGATTGGACATGGATAGTATCAGCGGTTCCACCAGTCAAAAACTAAAGGAAGATTTCGAAGCCAAAATGGAGGATACCTTTGCTCAGGAAGAAAATGACAGCATAAGGGAAGCCATACTCTACGATAACCTTTCCAAATTTATAAAAACCAATCCTCAATCTGTATTAAGCGGTCAAAAACTGGCTTCCCTAAGCAATTTTTACGGGTATTTAAAAAGTGAACAGATGCAATATCTGCTTGAGCAAATGGATACAACTTACCAGGACAAAAAGGATTTAAGATACATTCGGAATATCATTGAAAGAAGAAAAATATTAAACATTGGAAAAACTCCGCCAAAGATCGAACTCCCAAATCCCGAAGGAAAATTAGTAGATAGTGATTCGCTGCGAGGCAACTATGTGTTATATGAATTTTGGGCCTCGTGGTGTAGTCCATGCAGGAAAACAAATCCGGAACTAAGCAAAGTTTATAGTACTTTTCATAAGGATGGTTTTGAAATACTGGGAGTTTCCATAGATAAAAGTCCGGACAAGTGGAAAACTGCCATACAGGAAGATAAACTCAAATGGATACAGGTCATAGATTCTTTGAATAAAACAGGTGAAAAATACCGGCTTACAACCATACCCTATAATGTTTTACAGGACAGGAAAGGTAAAATTATAGCCCGAAATGTCAAGCCCGAAAAATTAAGAGAAATACTAACCGAACTAACCGAAACGGAGGTACAATAA
- a CDS encoding REP-associated tyrosine transposase, with amino-acid sequence MSRKYKFHNKSAAYFVSFATVYWIDVFTRQLYYSILAESLQYCRHNKGMEIFAYCFMSNHVHLVFRSANEDPSGLLRDLKGFTSKKLIKAIEENPLESRKEWMLQMFEKAGKARSNVSKRQFWQQHNKPIELWSDKVIKQKIEYIHNNPVKAGFVTNPEDWKYSSARNYAEDETVLEIDSDGLWLGMM; translated from the coding sequence ATGAGCCGTAAATACAAATTCCATAACAAATCAGCAGCATATTTTGTAAGTTTTGCTACGGTATATTGGATAGATGTTTTTACACGACAGCTTTATTATTCCATTTTAGCGGAAAGCCTGCAATATTGCAGGCATAACAAAGGCATGGAAATCTTTGCTTATTGCTTTATGTCAAATCATGTGCATTTAGTATTTCGTTCTGCTAATGAAGATCCTTCCGGATTGTTACGGGACCTTAAAGGATTTACTTCGAAAAAACTGATTAAGGCCATAGAAGAAAATCCTTTGGAAAGCAGAAAGGAATGGATGTTACAAATGTTCGAAAAAGCAGGAAAAGCCAGAAGCAATGTGTCCAAAAGACAGTTCTGGCAACAACACAATAAACCCATAGAACTGTGGAGCGATAAAGTAATCAAGCAAAAAATAGAATATATCCACAACAATCCGGTAAAAGCAGGTTTTGTAACCAACCCGGAGGATTGGAAATACAGTAGCGCCAGGAACTATGCGGAAGATGAAACGGTGTTGGAAATAGATAGTGATGGTTTGTGGTTGGGGATGATGTAA
- a CDS encoding PH domain-containing protein, which translates to MEDIKKFLNEKQNPKAVEKALRKLSELLTRNETIEYIAVQKKPMLNMSPDCIALTNRRIIFCMPKSFGLSMNFEDLMWKDVADCHIKEGIMGATFTAVTVRRRRHYMEYLPKAQARLLYRYAQEREEEMTEYRRQRELENARAAAGGVVVQTNESKKESTEQKDDLLENLKKLKQLLENDLISKEEFDSKKSEILNRI; encoded by the coding sequence ATGGAAGATATTAAAAAGTTTTTGAACGAAAAACAAAACCCAAAGGCTGTTGAAAAGGCGCTTCGAAAATTATCTGAATTATTAACACGCAACGAGACAATCGAATACATTGCTGTACAGAAAAAACCAATGCTAAATATGTCGCCCGATTGCATTGCACTTACAAACAGGCGAATCATTTTTTGTATGCCCAAGAGTTTCGGACTTTCAATGAACTTCGAAGATCTTATGTGGAAAGATGTGGCAGACTGCCATATAAAAGAAGGCATTATGGGAGCTACCTTCACCGCAGTAACTGTAAGAAGACGCAGACACTATATGGAATATCTTCCAAAGGCACAGGCCAGACTGCTTTACCGGTATGCACAGGAACGCGAAGAAGAAATGACAGAATACAGAAGACAAAGAGAGTTGGAAAACGCCAGAGCGGCAGCCGGTGGAGTTGTTGTACAAACCAATGAGAGTAAAAAAGAAAGTACTGAACAAAAAGACGATCTGCTGGAAAATCTGAAAAAATTGAAACAACTACTGGAAAATGATTTGATTAGCAAGGAAGAATTTGACTCCAAAAAGTCTGAAATATTAAATAGAATATAA
- a CDS encoding type I restriction endonuclease, with product MELYNQLKGLADKVEQLKDRIDTEESTKHAFTLPFINILGYDTFNPTEVVPEFTADVGLKKGEKVDYAIFQNGDPILIVECKHWKQNLDVHNSQLFRYFHVTKTRFALLTNGVNYRFYTDLEETNKMDKKPFLEFDITRLKENTAKEIEKFHKSKFDVLKIIDNASNLKYTSEIKAVMEQELAASSHDFVKLFANRAYGGRLTAKVMEEFTEIVNKAFNQIISEKVNDRLNSALNKEQEKQQAEEEIEEEPKSKIETTEEELEAYQIVLAILRRKVDKSRVVHRDTQSYFGILLDDNNRKPICRLHLNGGVKYISLFDEDKNEIKEKIESIDDIYKFEKQLLDVVAYYDND from the coding sequence ATGGAATTATACAACCAACTAAAAGGACTTGCCGACAAGGTTGAACAATTAAAAGACAGAATTGACACCGAAGAATCCACAAAACACGCTTTTACCTTACCCTTTATCAACATCCTGGGCTATGACACCTTTAACCCTACCGAAGTTGTCCCCGAATTTACTGCGGATGTAGGGCTTAAGAAAGGGGAAAAAGTAGATTATGCCATATTCCAGAACGGAGATCCCATACTGATTGTTGAATGCAAACACTGGAAGCAAAACCTGGATGTACACAATTCACAACTGTTCCGGTATTTTCACGTCACCAAAACAAGGTTCGCCCTCCTGACCAACGGGGTGAACTACAGGTTTTACACCGACCTGGAAGAAACGAACAAAATGGACAAAAAGCCATTTCTGGAGTTTGATATTACCAGACTAAAGGAGAACACGGCCAAGGAGATTGAAAAGTTCCACAAGTCGAAATTTGATGTCCTGAAGATCATCGATAACGCAAGCAACCTGAAATATACCAGTGAGATCAAGGCAGTGATGGAACAGGAACTTGCCGCTTCTTCTCACGATTTTGTAAAACTATTTGCAAACAGGGCCTATGGCGGACGTTTAACGGCCAAGGTCATGGAGGAATTCACCGAGATCGTCAACAAGGCCTTTAACCAGATTATCAGTGAAAAAGTAAACGACCGGCTGAATTCCGCATTAAACAAGGAGCAGGAAAAACAGCAGGCCGAAGAAGAGATCGAAGAGGAACCCAAAAGCAAAATTGAAACCACAGAAGAAGAACTGGAAGCCTATCAGATAGTGCTTGCCATCCTACGAAGAAAGGTAGATAAAAGCCGGGTGGTTCATCGCGATACACAATCGTACTTCGGTATTTTACTGGACGACAATAACCGAAAGCCCATATGCCGACTTCACCTGAACGGCGGCGTAAAATACATCAGCCTGTTTGACGAAGACAAAAACGAAATAAAAGAGAAAATTGAATCCATAGACGATATATACAAGTTTGAAAAACAGCTTCTGGATGTGGTGGCGTATTATGATAATGATTGA
- a CDS encoding endo alpha-1,4 polygalactosaminidase — MKNLLCLFPVFSYTGHILKRQAFLLYLVCSGLMAAGCESDDPPPEKERIDSFVYQLTNYPDGELDELVAAPHDLAVIDLARDGGADYFTRDEIEALRNSGKRVLAYFSMGTIETYRPEYDAVAEAGLQLNNWGDWPDEYFVRYWEPEWWELAVKDRVDQTIAAGFDGIYLDVPNAYEEIALDLVPEEDRESLARKMVEQIVHISAYAKAKSPGFWIFPQNSPELRHYEGYTEAIDGLGVEELFFLDTGTPCSADWCAENLANTQALHAAGKLILAVDYAVNTNNIADACERYAEYGFAGYVTVVVLDRVMPTCRE; from the coding sequence ATGAAAAACCTATTGTGCTTATTCCCTGTATTCTCCTATACGGGCCATATTCTGAAACGACAGGCTTTCCTGCTGTACCTGGTATGCTCGGGGCTTATGGCCGCCGGTTGTGAAAGTGACGACCCGCCCCCTGAAAAAGAGCGTATTGACAGCTTTGTGTATCAACTGACCAACTATCCGGATGGCGAACTGGATGAGTTGGTGGCCGCCCCGCACGACCTGGCCGTGATTGACCTGGCACGCGACGGGGGAGCGGACTATTTTACCCGCGATGAGATTGAAGCATTGCGCAATTCGGGCAAGCGCGTGCTGGCTTATTTCTCCATGGGCACGATTGAAACTTACCGCCCGGAATATGATGCCGTGGCCGAAGCGGGACTACAACTGAACAACTGGGGCGACTGGCCTGACGAATATTTTGTACGGTACTGGGAGCCCGAATGGTGGGAACTCGCTGTTAAGGATCGCGTAGACCAGACCATTGCTGCCGGGTTTGACGGTATTTACCTGGATGTGCCCAATGCCTATGAAGAGATAGCCCTTGACCTGGTGCCGGAAGAAGACCGCGAAAGTCTGGCCCGGAAGATGGTAGAGCAGATCGTGCACATCAGCGCGTATGCCAAAGCAAAATCCCCCGGCTTCTGGATTTTCCCGCAGAACTCTCCTGAACTGCGCCATTACGAAGGTTATACCGAAGCCATTGACGGGCTGGGGGTAGAGGAACTTTTTTTCCTCGATACTGGCACCCCGTGCAGTGCGGACTGGTGTGCCGAAAACCTGGCCAACACACAGGCACTGCACGCTGCAGGGAAACTGATCCTGGCTGTAGATTATGCTGTTAATACCAATAACATAGCGGATGCCTGTGAACGTTATGCGGAATACGGTTTTGCCGGCTATGTAACGGTAGTGGTACTGGACAGGGTAATGCCTACCTGCAGGGAATAA
- a CDS encoding DinB family protein, translating into MHSRELQETEYHSYYNNYILMLDETALMEALKTTETELLTFIKSLPEDRLQYRYAEGKWSVAEVIQHIIDTERIFTYRALRFARNDRTDLPGYEQDDYVPFSDADKRTKEELMVDFKATRLNTVSLFHTFSDEMLKRSGTADGNLMSVRAAGFIIAGHLKHHLKVLEERYM; encoded by the coding sequence ATGCACTCCAGGGAATTGCAAGAAACCGAATATCATTCGTATTACAACAACTACATCCTGATGCTGGATGAGACAGCACTGATGGAAGCGTTGAAAACTACGGAAACCGAACTGCTTACTTTTATCAAGAGCCTGCCGGAAGACAGATTACAGTACCGTTATGCGGAAGGGAAGTGGAGCGTTGCGGAAGTGATACAGCATATTATTGATACGGAACGCATATTTACCTACCGCGCCCTGCGCTTTGCCCGCAACGACCGGACCGACCTTCCGGGATATGAACAGGACGACTACGTGCCTTTCTCTGATGCCGACAAGAGGACGAAGGAAGAACTGATGGTGGACTTCAAAGCCACACGACTGAACACGGTTTCGCTGTTTCATACCTTTTCTGATGAAATGCTGAAGCGCTCGGGCACGGCGGATGGCAACCTGATGTCCGTAAGGGCCGCGGGATTTATTATTGCCGGGCACCTGAAGCACCATCTAAAAGTGTTGGAGGAAAGGTACATGTAA
- a CDS encoding deoxyhypusine synthase family protein, with amino-acid sequence MKGAISDFIEKYYLHFNAAALVDAAKGYEQQLQKGTKMMVTLAGAMSTAELGKIFAEMIRKDKVQIISCTGANLEEDLMNLVAHSHYKRVPHYRDLTPKEEWELLEKGLNRVTDTCIPEEEAFRRLQKHIYKIWKEADEKGERYFPHEYMYKLLLSGVLEEYYEIDLKDSWMYAAAEKNLPIVVPGWEDSTMGNIFASYVIKGELKADTVKSGIEYMAYLADWYTKNSGKGVGFFQIGGGIAGDFPICVVPMLYQDMEMHDVPFWSYFCQISDSTTSYGSYSGAVPNEKITWGKLDIDTPKFIIESDATIVAPLIFAYLLDM; translated from the coding sequence ATGAAAGGAGCAATATCAGATTTTATAGAAAAGTATTACCTGCATTTCAATGCAGCTGCCCTTGTAGACGCCGCAAAGGGATATGAACAACAGTTGCAGAAAGGCACCAAAATGATGGTTACCCTCGCCGGGGCCATGAGCACCGCCGAGCTGGGCAAGATATTTGCCGAAATGATCCGTAAAGACAAAGTACAGATCATTTCCTGCACCGGGGCTAACCTCGAGGAAGACCTGATGAACCTCGTGGCACATTCCCATTACAAACGCGTACCCCACTATCGTGACCTTACCCCAAAAGAGGAATGGGAACTGCTGGAAAAAGGCCTTAACCGGGTCACAGATACCTGTATCCCGGAGGAAGAAGCCTTCCGCCGCCTGCAAAAGCACATTTATAAAATATGGAAAGAAGCCGATGAAAAGGGAGAACGCTACTTTCCCCACGAATATATGTACAAGCTGTTGCTTTCGGGCGTTCTCGAAGAGTATTACGAAATAGACCTCAAGGACTCGTGGATGTATGCCGCTGCCGAGAAAAACCTCCCCATTGTGGTGCCCGGCTGGGAAGACAGCACCATGGGCAATATATTCGCTTCGTATGTCATTAAAGGAGAATTGAAGGCCGATACTGTAAAAAGCGGTATAGAATACATGGCGTACCTGGCCGACTGGTACACCAAAAACTCCGGTAAGGGTGTAGGGTTCTTCCAGATAGGCGGAGGCATCGCCGGGGACTTCCCCATATGTGTGGTCCCCATGCTGTACCAGGACATGGAAATGCACGATGTGCCGTTCTGGAGCTATTTCTGCCAGATATCAGATTCCACAACCAGCTACGGTTCTTATTCGGGCGCCGTACCTAACGAAAAGATCACCTGGGGAAAGCTCGATATAGACACCCCAAAGTTCATTATAGAGTCGGATGCCACCATTGTAGCCCCGCTAATCTTTGCATATTTGTTAGATATGTAA